From the genome of Hyphobacterium sp. CCMP332:
AACAGGCTGGCATCGACCTGCCGCCGGTCCAGCGGTGGCAGCATGTTGTCTGATGGTGTCTCTTCGGAAATATCCGACCAGCTGATCGACGCCTTGTGTGGGTTTTGGGCGTAGAAGAGCAGTTCCTCATCGCCGCCTTCACCACCGGCGAGCTGGGCCCGGCAAGCGCCAAAACCGGCGGCTCTGGCAGTTCGCTCCAGACTTTCGGGCGTGAAGAACCAACGTCGTACATTGGCGGCAAGGCTGGGCCATTCGGGGCCCTTTTCCTTGCGGATATCGGAGCCATAATTGGGCGTCGATACCATCAGCAGGCCGCCCGGCTTCAGCTTGGCGCGGCAGGCTTTCAGGAATGCGACCGGATCGTCGGTGAAACTGATGACGTCCAGCGTCGTGACGACCTCATACTTATGGCCGGGCAACTGGCTGTCTTCGATACGGACCGGTTCAACGGGAATGTTCAGGTGCTTCGTGCCCCAGGCGGCAATGGCCTGCCACGGGTCGACGCCCTGGACTTTCCAGCCGTGGGCGCGGGCATGAAACAGAAAATATCCCGGTCCCGATCCGACATCCAGAACGTGCTTGTCCCATGGGCCGGTCTTCACCACCCACGGCGTCAGGTCGCGGGCCGCGTCCATCATGCGATCGAACTTGAACGACAGGCCGGAAAGCTCCAGCGCCTTCCAGTCGTCCAGATAATGTTCGGCGCCCAGATGCGTGAAGTCGAAGGCAATGCCCGGATCGCGTTGGGCGAGGCCGCACGTATTGCAGGCATTGATGCCGGCTTTCTGGCCCAGCGGAATATCGAACGCCGCGTAGGCGGTCTCGAATGCGCCTCCGCACGCGGGACATTGCTGCGCGGGATTCATCAAGCA
Proteins encoded in this window:
- a CDS encoding phytanoyl-CoA dioxygenase family protein, producing MNPAQQCPACGGAFETAYAAFDIPLGQKAGINACNTCGLAQRDPGIAFDFTHLGAEHYLDDWKALELSGLSFKFDRMMDAARDLTPWVVKTGPWDKHVLDVGSGPGYFLFHARAHGWKVQGVDPWQAIAAWGTKHLNIPVEPVRIEDSQLPGHKYEVVTTLDVISFTDDPVAFLKACRAKLKPGGLLMVSTPNYGSDIRKEKGPEWPSLAANVRRWFFTPESLERTARAAGFGACRAQLAGGEGGDEELLFYAQNPHKASISWSDISEETPSDNMLPPLDRRQVDASLLTDQQKHWRENGYLILRNFIPEDVVDAYCRVRERISADGGWDDETPYMEIREIRDLCLHKPLVDTLHSLIGEEMVMNLNLTGWKTTQRDWHQDDYLNPDEVRGRYVACWFALDTITPDSGPFQFVPGSHQWPHIKKSKILNFVPEEVRQTRAWPIHSERVLTPFFEEKIAAENLEKVEFTAEKGDVLIWHARLLHRGTVAKNPDRLRKAIISHYTALDAMKHYGAVERWDTGGLYFVESKKREADPARVVETL